From a single Apostichopus japonicus isolate 1M-3 chromosome 12, ASM3797524v1, whole genome shotgun sequence genomic region:
- the LOC139977571 gene encoding small ribosomal subunit protein eS19-like: MSGCTVKDVDSAEFVAALSAFFKKSGKLKVPEWTDVVKTGKHKELGPVDPDWYYTRAAAVARHLYVRGGVGVNAMTKIFGGRKRRGTRPNHACRGSSSVARKVLQSLEGVKILEKYGNNGRRITSQGQRDLDRIAAQVKAASEGKPAAKH; the protein is encoded by the exons ATGTCAGGCTGCACAGTCAAAGACGTTGACTCTGCTGAGTTTGTGGCAGCTCTGTCTGCCTTTTTCAAGAAATCCGGTAAACTGAAGGTCCCAGAGTGGACCGATGTCGTCAAGACCGGCAAACACAAAGAGTTGGGCCCAGTGGACCCTGACTGGTACTACACTAGAGCAG CCGCTGTTGCAAGACATTTGTACGTCAGAGGTGGTGTCGGTGTCAATGCCATGACAAAAATCTTTGGTG GAAGGAAACGCAGAGGTACCCGACCCAACCATGCTTGCAGGGGTTCCTCGTCGGTAGCTAGGAAGGTCCTCCAGTCATTGGAAGGAGTCAAGATACTTGAGAAGTACGGTAACAATGGACGCAGGATCACAAGCCAAGGACAGAGGGATCTGGACAGGATAGCTGCTCAG GTGAAGGCTGCCTCAGAAGGCAAACCTGCTGCCAAGCACTGA